From one Formosa sediminum genomic stretch:
- a CDS encoding bifunctional 4-hydroxy-2-oxoglutarate aldolase/2-dehydro-3-deoxy-phosphogluconate aldolase, whose product MAQFSRLEVAQAMKDTGMIPLFFHSDIELSKKVLKACYDGGARLMEFTARGDFAHEVFGELTKYAIAELPGMIMGVGSVTDGAAASLYMALGANFIVTPVLREDIAIACNRKKVLWSPGCGTLSEIARAEELGCEIVKLFPGDIYGPKFVKGIKGPQPWTSVMPTGGVSPTEENLKGWFDAGVTCVGMGSQLISKDIIANKDYAKLEQDVKNALAIVKAVRK is encoded by the coding sequence ATGGCACAATTTTCAAGATTAGAAGTGGCTCAAGCAATGAAAGATACAGGAATGATTCCTTTATTTTTCCACAGTGATATTGAGTTAAGTAAAAAAGTATTAAAAGCTTGTTACGATGGTGGAGCAAGATTAATGGAATTCACAGCTCGTGGAGATTTCGCTCACGAAGTTTTTGGTGAATTAACAAAATACGCTATTGCAGAATTACCTGGAATGATTATGGGTGTAGGTTCTGTAACAGATGGTGCAGCTGCATCTTTATATATGGCTTTAGGAGCTAACTTTATTGTAACTCCTGTGTTAAGAGAAGATATTGCAATTGCATGTAACCGTAAAAAAGTATTATGGTCTCCTGGTTGTGGTACATTATCAGAAATTGCTAGAGCAGAAGAGTTAGGATGTGAAATCGTAAAACTTTTCCCTGGTGATATTTACGGACCTAAATTTGTTAAAGGAATTAAAGGCCCACAACCTTGGACAAGCGTTATGCCTACAGGTGGTGTGTCTCCAACAGAAGAAAACTTAAAAGGTTGGTTTGATGCTGGAGTGACTTGTGTTGGTATGGGGTCTCAATTAATATCTAAAGATATTATTGCAAATAAAGATTACGCAAAATTAGAGCAAGATGTAAAAAATGCTTTAGCAATCGTAAAAGCGGTTAGAAAATAA